One genomic region from Sphingomicrobium aestuariivivum encodes:
- the greA gene encoding transcription elongation factor GreA, translated as MASEKVPMLAEGHAKISAELKQLKMVERPSVIDAIEEARAHGDLSENAEYHAAKERQGQIEATISHLEDQLARAMVIDPATLSGDKVVFGATVHLLDEDDNEKTYQLVGENEAEASKGRINFNSPLARALIGRSVGDEVEVTTPAGEKYYEIAKVEFK; from the coding sequence ATGGCAAGCGAAAAGGTGCCGATGCTGGCCGAAGGCCATGCCAAGATTTCGGCCGAGCTGAAGCAGCTCAAGATGGTCGAGCGCCCCTCAGTAATCGACGCGATCGAAGAAGCGCGTGCCCATGGCGACCTGTCGGAAAACGCCGAATATCACGCCGCCAAGGAGCGCCAGGGCCAGATCGAAGCGACGATCAGCCACCTCGAGGACCAGCTCGCCCGCGCGATGGTCATCGACCCCGCGACCCTGTCGGGCGACAAGGTCGTGTTCGGCGCGACCGTGCATCTCCTCGACGAGGACGATAACGAAAAGACCTACCAGCTGGTCGGCGAGAATGAGGCCGAGGCTTCCAAGGGTCGTATCAACTTCAACTCGCCGCTCGCGCGCGCGCTGATCGGCCGCTCGGTCGGTGACGAGGTCGAGGTGACCACCCCGGCCGGCGAGAAATATTACGAGATTGCCAAGGTCGAGTTCAAATAA
- a CDS encoding DUF4170 domain-containing protein, which translates to MSKLHLVFGGRVKDPRGLEFTDLDNLDLVGLFDSYAAAEDAWRGAAQRTVDDAEMKYVVVHLHRLLEPDTAALESEG; encoded by the coding sequence ATGAGCAAGCTTCATCTCGTCTTTGGCGGCCGGGTCAAGGATCCGCGCGGCCTCGAATTCACCGATCTCGACAACCTCGATCTCGTCGGCCTGTTCGACAGCTATGCGGCTGCAGAGGACGCCTGGCGCGGCGCCGCGCAGCGCACCGTCGACGATGCCGAAATGAAATATGTGGTGGTGCACCTGCACCGCCTGCTCGAGCCCGATACCGCCGCGCTCGAAAGCGAGGGCTGA
- the trmFO gene encoding methylenetetrahydrofolate--tRNA-(uracil(54)-C(5))-methyltransferase (FADH(2)-oxidizing) TrmFO — MTSQVTIIGGGLAGSEAAWQLAQAGVKVRMFEMRGGGDTTPAHESDRLAEMVCSNSFRSDDANSNAVGLLHQEMRRLGSLIMAKADEHKVPAGSALAVDREAFAQAVTDAVAGHPDIEVVRERVDVLPEEGLTIVATGPLTGSALADSIAKATGKDALAFFDAIAPIVHKDSVDMDVAWFQSRWDKGDGKDYLNCPMDKAQYEAFVQALVDGDKTEFKDWEKDTPYFEGCMPIEVMAERGVDTLRHGPMKPVGLDDPRTGRWPYAVVQLRQDNALGTLWNIVGFQTKLKYGAQTEIFRMIPGLEKAEFARLGGIHRNSFIRSPELLDEQLRLKSMPHIRFAGQITGCEGYLESAAVGMMAARFAAAEAKGERFEAPPVETAFGALLSHITGGAEAETYQPMNINFGLMPPIEGKMKKANRRLKYTARAREAFALWLGEQGLDDKAPPVLETQAAE, encoded by the coding sequence ATGACAAGCCAAGTGACGATCATCGGTGGCGGGCTCGCGGGCTCGGAGGCGGCCTGGCAGCTTGCGCAGGCCGGCGTGAAGGTACGCATGTTCGAAATGCGCGGCGGCGGCGACACCACGCCAGCGCACGAGAGCGACCGGCTCGCCGAAATGGTCTGCTCGAACAGCTTCCGCTCGGACGATGCCAACTCCAACGCGGTCGGGCTGCTGCACCAGGAAATGCGGCGCCTCGGCTCGCTTATCATGGCCAAGGCCGACGAGCATAAGGTGCCCGCGGGATCGGCGCTGGCCGTTGACCGCGAGGCCTTTGCGCAGGCCGTGACCGATGCGGTTGCGGGGCATCCCGACATCGAGGTGGTGCGCGAGCGGGTCGATGTGCTGCCCGAGGAAGGGCTGACGATTGTCGCGACCGGCCCCCTCACCGGCTCGGCGCTCGCCGACAGCATCGCCAAAGCGACCGGCAAGGACGCCCTCGCCTTCTTCGATGCCATCGCGCCCATCGTCCACAAGGACAGCGTCGACATGGACGTGGCCTGGTTCCAGTCGCGCTGGGACAAGGGCGATGGGAAGGACTATCTCAACTGCCCGATGGACAAGGCGCAATATGAAGCCTTCGTCCAGGCGCTGGTCGACGGCGACAAGACCGAGTTCAAGGACTGGGAGAAGGACACGCCCTATTTCGAGGGCTGCATGCCGATCGAGGTGATGGCCGAGCGCGGGGTGGACACGCTGCGCCACGGGCCGATGAAGCCGGTCGGTCTCGATGATCCGCGGACGGGGCGCTGGCCCTATGCGGTGGTCCAGCTGCGGCAGGACAATGCGCTTGGCACGCTATGGAACATCGTCGGCTTCCAGACCAAGCTCAAATATGGCGCGCAGACCGAGATCTTCCGGATGATCCCGGGGCTCGAGAAGGCCGAATTCGCGCGCCTCGGCGGGATCCATCGCAACAGCTTCATCCGCTCGCCCGAATTGCTCGACGAGCAGCTGCGGCTGAAGTCGATGCCGCATATCCGCTTTGCGGGACAGATCACGGGCTGCGAGGGCTATCTCGAAAGCGCGGCGGTGGGGATGATGGCGGCGCGCTTTGCCGCGGCGGAGGCCAAGGGCGAGCGCTTCGAGGCACCACCGGTCGAGACCGCCTTCGGCGCGCTCCTGTCGCACATCACCGGCGGCGCGGAGGCCGAGACCTACCAGCCGATGAACATCAATTTCGGGCTGATGCCGCCGATCGAAGGCAAGATGAAGAAGGCCAACCGCCGCCTCAAATATACGGCGCGCGCCCGCGAGGCTTTCGCGCTCTGGCTTGGCGAGCAGGGGCTCGACGACAAGGCACCGCCGGTCCTCGAGACGCAAGCCGCCGAATAG
- a CDS encoding phage holin family protein, with protein sequence MSVAERPDPQNFDPDDTIGDLMGRVVEDARELAEAEVNYIKVKVKSEARPYKEAAIWFGIAAVFAIAALVAFAVGITLALATLIGPLGGGVVATVLLLGAAGLFATVGKKKLEGRS encoded by the coding sequence TTGAGCGTTGCCGAACGGCCCGATCCGCAGAATTTCGATCCTGACGACACCATCGGCGACCTGATGGGCCGTGTGGTGGAGGACGCGCGCGAGCTCGCCGAGGCCGAGGTCAATTACATCAAGGTCAAGGTGAAGAGCGAGGCGCGGCCCTACAAGGAGGCGGCCATCTGGTTCGGCATCGCGGCGGTCTTCGCCATTGCCGCGCTAGTCGCCTTCGCGGTCGGCATCACGCTGGCACTGGCGACGCTGATCGGCCCCTTGGGCGGCGGCGTCGTGGCCACCGTGCTGCTTCTCGGCGCGGCGGGGCTGTTTGCCACCGTCGGCAAGAAGAAGCTGGAGGGCCGGTCATGA
- a CDS encoding squalene/phytoene synthase family protein translates to MAEGALTPDRALALTHFPAPLRDAVEAVLRLDATLAEVVAATTEPMIGTIRLAWWREALEKLDRETAPAEPRLAALGTHVLPRGVTGAMLSRIEDGYATLLENPVDLDRVGQGGAALFEAIATLIGKDDPYLGKAGALAMLSRVRGLVPDEVTPRAHALMRELKGHRFPRALRPLTLLARLAARDFLRAEPEPEATPGRAFAMLSHRLSGIVSGAN, encoded by the coding sequence ATCGCTGAGGGCGCGCTGACGCCCGACCGGGCGCTGGCGCTCACCCATTTTCCGGCACCGTTGCGTGATGCGGTCGAGGCGGTCCTCCGTCTCGACGCCACGCTGGCCGAAGTCGTCGCTGCCACCACCGAGCCGATGATCGGGACGATCCGGCTCGCCTGGTGGCGCGAGGCGCTGGAAAAACTCGACCGCGAGACGGCGCCCGCCGAGCCGCGCCTCGCCGCCTTAGGGACCCATGTCCTGCCGCGCGGCGTGACCGGCGCGATGCTGTCCCGGATCGAGGACGGCTATGCGACCCTCCTCGAAAATCCCGTCGACCTCGATCGGGTGGGGCAGGGGGGCGCCGCGCTTTTCGAGGCGATTGCCACCCTCATCGGCAAGGACGACCCCTATCTTGGCAAGGCCGGCGCGCTCGCGATGCTCTCGCGAGTGCGTGGCCTCGTGCCCGATGAGGTGACGCCCAGGGCCCATGCCCTGATGCGCGAGCTCAAGGGCCATCGTTTTCCACGCGCTTTGCGCCCGCTCACGCTGCTGGCCCGGCTCGCGGCGCGCGACTTCCTGCGCGCCGAGCCAGAACCCGAGGCCACCCCGGGACGCGCGTTCGCCATGCTGAGCCACCGTCTTTCGGGGATCGTATCGGGAGCGAATTGA
- the eno gene encoding phosphopyruvate hydratase: MPAIIDIFARQILDSRGNPTVEVDVTLEDGSMGRAAVPSGASTGAHEAVELRDGDKAYWGGKGVTKAIAAVNGPISDALMGMEAEEQAEIDAVMVDLDGTDNKAKLGANAILGVSLATAKAAAEACALPLYRYVGGVGATILPVPMMNILNGGAHADNPIDFQEFMIMPVGADSFSDALRHGTEIFHALKGALSERGLSTAVGDEGGFAPAIGSSREALDLIGEACDLAGFTLGKEILVALDCAATEFFHDGKYELKGEGRSLTPAEMVDELAKLAADYPIASIEDGMGEDDFEGWKLLTDKIGKTVQLVGDDLFVTNTQRLSQGIKDGMANSLLVKVNQIGTLTETVEAVRMAQNAGYTSVMSHRSGETEDATIADLAVALACGQIKTGSLARSDRTAKYNQLLRIEEELGDNGCYPGRDAFKVALGN; the protein is encoded by the coding sequence ATGCCCGCCATCATTGATATCTTCGCCCGCCAGATCCTCGACAGCCGCGGCAATCCCACGGTCGAAGTCGATGTCACGCTCGAAGATGGCTCGATGGGCCGCGCCGCCGTCCCCTCGGGCGCCTCGACCGGTGCCCACGAGGCGGTCGAACTGCGTGACGGCGACAAAGCCTATTGGGGCGGCAAGGGCGTGACCAAGGCGATCGCCGCGGTGAACGGCCCGATCTCGGACGCGCTGATGGGCATGGAGGCCGAGGAGCAGGCCGAGATCGACGCCGTGATGGTCGACCTCGACGGCACCGACAACAAGGCCAAGCTCGGCGCCAACGCGATCCTCGGCGTCAGCCTCGCCACCGCCAAGGCCGCCGCCGAAGCCTGTGCGCTGCCGCTCTACCGCTATGTCGGTGGGGTCGGCGCGACCATCCTGCCGGTGCCGATGATGAACATCCTCAACGGCGGCGCCCATGCCGACAATCCGATCGACTTCCAGGAATTCATGATCATGCCCGTCGGCGCCGACAGCTTCTCCGATGCGCTGCGCCACGGTACCGAGATCTTCCACGCGCTGAAGGGCGCCTTGTCCGAGCGCGGCCTGTCGACCGCCGTCGGCGACGAAGGCGGCTTTGCCCCCGCCATCGGCTCGAGCCGCGAGGCGCTCGACCTCATCGGCGAGGCCTGCGATCTGGCCGGCTTCACACTGGGCAAGGAAATCCTCGTCGCGCTCGACTGCGCCGCGACCGAATTCTTCCACGACGGCAAATATGAGCTGAAGGGCGAGGGCCGTTCGCTCACCCCCGCCGAGATGGTCGACGAGCTTGCCAAGCTGGCTGCCGACTATCCCATCGCCTCGATCGAGGACGGCATGGGCGAGGACGACTTCGAAGGCTGGAAGCTGCTGACCGACAAGATCGGCAAGACGGTCCAGCTGGTCGGCGATGATCTGTTCGTCACCAACACCCAGCGCCTGTCGCAGGGCATCAAGGACGGCATGGCCAACTCGCTGCTCGTCAAGGTCAACCAGATCGGCACGCTCACCGAGACCGTCGAGGCCGTCCGCATGGCCCAGAACGCCGGCTACACCTCGGTGATGAGCCATCGTTCGGGCGAGACCGAGGACGCGACCATCGCCGATCTCGCCGTCGCGCTCGCCTGCGGCCAGATCAAGACCGGCAGCCTTGCCCGCTCGGATCGCACCGCCAAGTACAACCAGCTGCTCCGCATCGAGGAAGAGCTGGGCGACAACGGCTGCTACCCCGGCCGCGACGCCTTCAAGGTCGCGCTCGGCAACTGA
- a CDS encoding pyruvate dehydrogenase complex E1 component subunit beta codes for MATELKMPALSPTMEEGTLAKWLKAEGDSVAAGDIIAEIETDKATMEFEAVDEGVLLKILVPEGTDNVAVGTAIAMIGEEGEEADAPAAAPETPAPAPSEGEGKAIGREETSAPITQDLPATEKVSHVDADLPEGTEMQATTVREALRDAMAEEMRSDDRVFVMGEEVAEYQGAYKVTQGLLDEFGARRVIDTPITEYGFAGIGSGAAMGGLRPVIEFMTFNFAMQAIDHIINSAAKTNYMSGGQMRCPIVFRGPNGAASRVAAQHSQNYGPWYASVPGLIVIAPYSAADAKGLLKAAIRSEDPVVFLENELLYGQNFDVPQVDDYVLPIGKARIAREGKDVTIVSYSIGVGVALDAAKKLADEGVDAEVIDLRTLRPLDKGTVLASLAKTNRMVCVEEGWPGCSISSEIAAIAMEEGFDDLDAPVLRVTNEDVPLPYAANLEKLALIKPEQVVEAVKKVTYR; via the coding sequence ATGGCCACCGAACTGAAAATGCCCGCGCTCTCGCCCACGATGGAAGAGGGCACGCTCGCCAAGTGGCTCAAGGCCGAAGGTGACAGCGTCGCCGCCGGCGACATCATCGCCGAGATCGAGACCGACAAGGCGACGATGGAATTCGAAGCCGTTGACGAAGGCGTCCTCCTCAAGATTCTCGTGCCCGAAGGCACCGACAATGTCGCGGTCGGCACCGCCATCGCGATGATCGGCGAGGAAGGCGAGGAGGCCGACGCGCCTGCCGCCGCCCCCGAAACCCCCGCGCCCGCGCCGAGCGAGGGCGAGGGCAAGGCGATCGGCCGCGAGGAGACTTCCGCGCCGATCACGCAGGACCTGCCCGCTACCGAGAAGGTCAGCCACGTCGACGCCGACCTTCCCGAAGGCACGGAAATGCAGGCGACCACCGTGCGCGAGGCATTGCGCGATGCGATGGCCGAGGAAATGCGTTCCGACGACCGCGTCTTCGTGATGGGCGAGGAAGTCGCCGAGTATCAGGGCGCCTACAAGGTCACCCAAGGGTTGCTCGACGAATTCGGCGCCCGCCGCGTCATCGACACGCCGATCACCGAATATGGCTTTGCCGGCATCGGGTCGGGCGCGGCGATGGGCGGCCTTCGCCCCGTCATCGAGTTCATGACCTTCAACTTCGCCATGCAGGCGATCGACCACATCATCAACTCGGCGGCCAAGACCAATTACATGTCGGGCGGCCAGATGCGCTGCCCGATCGTCTTCCGCGGCCCCAATGGCGCAGCTTCGCGCGTCGCCGCGCAGCACAGCCAGAACTATGGCCCGTGGTACGCCTCGGTCCCCGGCCTCATCGTCATCGCGCCCTATAGCGCGGCCGATGCCAAGGGCCTTCTCAAGGCCGCGATCCGTTCGGAAGACCCGGTCGTCTTCCTCGAGAACGAGCTGCTCTATGGCCAGAACTTCGACGTGCCGCAGGTCGACGACTATGTCTTGCCCATCGGCAAGGCCCGCATTGCCCGTGAAGGCAAGGACGTCACCATCGTCTCTTATTCGATCGGTGTCGGCGTCGCGCTCGATGCGGCCAAGAAGCTTGCTGACGAGGGCGTGGACGCCGAGGTCATCGACCTTCGTACGCTGCGCCCGCTCGACAAGGGCACGGTGCTTGCCAGCCTCGCCAAGACCAATCGCATGGTCTGCGTCGAGGAAGGCTGGCCCGGCTGCTCGATCTCGTCCGAGATCGCCGCCATCGCGATGGAGGAAGGGTTCGACGATCTCGACGCCCCCGTCCTTCGCGTGACCAACGAGGATGTGCCGCTCCCTTATGCCGCCAACCTCGAAAAGCTCGCGCTGATCAAGCCCGAGCAGGTTGTCGAGGCGGTAAAGAAGGTCACCTATCGCTGA
- the pdhA gene encoding pyruvate dehydrogenase (acetyl-transferring) E1 component subunit alpha, translating to MAKKPAKKAPAKTAAPKENFERPPQPTRYQASQDELLEFYKQMLLIRRFEERAGQLYGLGLIGGFCHLYIGQEAVAVGLQSAMTVGKDSVITGYRDHGHMLAYGIDPNVIMAELTGRAAGISKGKGGSMHMFSVEHGFYGGHGIVGAQVSLGTGLAFKHQYSEDGGVNLSYFGDGAANQGQVYESFNMAELWNLPIIYAIENNHYAMGTSVKRHSSEPELYKRGESFQIPGIQVDGMDVLAVRGAAEVALEWTRSGKGPILLELMTYRYRGHSMSDPAKYRTRDEVEGFRGERDPLEQAKQELLSMGASEDDLKAIDKEIKERVKEAADFAEHAPEPEPSELYTDVLVENY from the coding sequence ATGGCGAAGAAACCCGCCAAGAAGGCGCCGGCCAAGACCGCAGCGCCCAAGGAAAATTTCGAACGTCCGCCGCAGCCGACGCGCTATCAGGCAAGCCAGGACGAACTGCTCGAATTCTACAAGCAGATGCTGCTCATCCGCCGCTTCGAGGAGCGCGCCGGCCAGCTTTACGGCCTCGGCCTGATCGGCGGCTTCTGCCACCTCTATATCGGGCAGGAAGCGGTCGCGGTCGGCCTCCAGTCGGCGATGACCGTCGGCAAGGACAGCGTCATCACCGGCTACCGCGACCATGGTCACATGCTGGCCTACGGCATCGATCCCAACGTCATCATGGCCGAACTGACCGGCCGTGCCGCCGGCATCTCCAAGGGCAAGGGCGGCTCGATGCACATGTTCTCGGTCGAGCACGGCTTCTACGGTGGCCACGGCATCGTCGGCGCGCAGGTGTCGCTCGGCACCGGTCTCGCCTTCAAGCACCAGTATAGCGAGGATGGCGGCGTCAACCTCAGCTACTTCGGTGACGGCGCGGCCAACCAGGGCCAGGTCTACGAGAGCTTCAACATGGCCGAGCTCTGGAACCTCCCGATCATCTACGCGATCGAGAACAACCATTATGCGATGGGTACGAGCGTGAAGCGTCACAGCTCCGAGCCCGAGCTCTACAAGCGCGGTGAAAGCTTCCAGATCCCCGGCATCCAGGTCGACGGCATGGACGTGCTCGCGGTGCGCGGCGCGGCAGAAGTCGCGCTCGAATGGACCCGCTCGGGCAAGGGCCCGATCCTTCTCGAGCTGATGACCTATCGCTATCGCGGCCACTCCATGTCGGATCCCGCCAAATATCGCACCCGCGACGAGGTCGAGGGCTTCCGCGGCGAGCGCGATCCGCTCGAGCAGGCCAAGCAAGAACTGCTGTCGATGGGCGCCTCCGAAGATGATCTCAAGGCGATCGACAAGGAGATCAAGGAGCGCGTGAAGGAGGCGGCCGACTTCGCCGAGCACGCCCCCGAACCCGAACCTTCCGAGCTGTACACCGACGTTCTGGTGGAGAATTACTGA
- a CDS encoding FtsB family cell division protein — MSVGAKTSGLMRRVIGPFCAVVLIGNFAGAAVIGDNGLMAWGGYYRALEERRAELADLEATRDALRHRSDLLDPRAADPDMAEELVRRDLGLIREDEIIISLD, encoded by the coding sequence ATGAGCGTGGGGGCCAAGACATCTGGACTGATGCGGCGGGTGATCGGCCCGTTCTGCGCCGTCGTGCTCATCGGCAACTTCGCCGGTGCGGCCGTGATCGGCGACAACGGGCTGATGGCCTGGGGCGGCTATTATCGCGCGCTCGAGGAACGCCGCGCCGAACTCGCCGACCTCGAGGCCACGCGCGATGCGCTGCGCCACCGCTCAGATCTCCTCGACCCGCGCGCCGCCGATCCCGACATGGCGGAGGAACTGGTGCGCCGCGATCTTGGTTTGATCCGCGAGGACGAGATCATCATCTCGCTCGACTAG
- a CDS encoding rhomboid family intramembrane serine protease, giving the protein MRLTATNVLAAVAVLGYFLARYLWDVVDAHYFGGFVPARWSGINLESNVPAWLTPLTAAFLHADFYHLLFNTVVLLYCGNALERRMGPSRLVILFVVGAYLAAVAQWWTDPAAALPMIGASGAVSALIGAYAMTFGSRRQLVASPALNRFLNALWLLAFWVAVQYAIDFAAALENTLIATPAHIGGFLAGLVFARWLVPPAPVSAAPPTIEY; this is encoded by the coding sequence GTGCGGCTGACGGCAACCAATGTCCTGGCTGCCGTCGCCGTCCTCGGCTATTTCCTCGCCCGCTATCTCTGGGACGTCGTCGACGCCCATTATTTCGGCGGTTTCGTACCGGCGCGCTGGAGCGGCATCAATCTCGAGAGCAACGTTCCCGCCTGGCTGACGCCGTTGACCGCGGCCTTCCTGCATGCCGATTTCTACCACCTGCTCTTCAACACGGTGGTGCTCCTCTACTGCGGCAATGCGCTCGAACGACGGATGGGGCCTTCACGTCTCGTGATCCTGTTCGTGGTCGGCGCCTATCTTGCCGCCGTCGCCCAATGGTGGACCGATCCTGCCGCCGCCCTCCCGATGATCGGCGCCAGCGGTGCGGTGAGCGCGCTCATCGGTGCCTACGCCATGACCTTCGGTAGTCGACGCCAGTTGGTCGCATCGCCTGCGCTAAACCGCTTTCTCAACGCCCTGTGGCTGCTCGCCTTCTGGGTCGCGGTCCAATATGCGATCGATTTTGCCGCTGCGCTCGAGAATACGCTGATCGCCACGCCCGCGCATATCGGCGGCTTCCTTGCCGGACTGGTCTTCGCGCGCTGGCTGGTGCCTCCGGCACCGGTTTCCGCGGCGCCTCCAACGATCGAATACTGA